The following are from one region of the Methylophilus sp. DW102 genome:
- the rodA gene encoding rod shape-determining protein RodA translates to MIKQWIGHFIRHIDSILLATVLMVLVVALMVLYSASGQSLLKVNAQLINILVMMGVMFLVANTQPQHIERIALPAYLFGLALLIAVALVGDISHGARRWLNLGVTKIQPSELMKLAVPIMLSWYFSKRESLLRTTDYVVAGVILLVPVLLIAKQPDLGTATLVFAAGFYVIFLAGLSWKFIFGSAIAFGAALPILWSMLHDYQRRRVEILIDPSQDPLGAGYHIIQATIAIGSGGMTGKGWLNGTQSQLDFVPERTTDFIFAVFAEEFGLVGCSLLLLLFAIIIGRAFIIASQAKSTFSRLLAGSIAATFFTYCFVNMGMVSGILPVVGIPLPLVSYGGTSLLTLGLSLGLLMSVQSHKRLVATD, encoded by the coding sequence ATGATTAAACAGTGGATCGGCCATTTTATCCGCCATATTGATTCCATCTTGCTGGCCACCGTCCTCATGGTGCTGGTGGTTGCGCTCATGGTGCTCTATAGCGCCTCGGGGCAGTCCCTGCTCAAGGTTAATGCACAGCTGATTAATATCCTGGTGATGATGGGCGTGATGTTTCTGGTTGCAAACACACAGCCGCAACACATTGAACGCATTGCCCTGCCCGCCTATTTGTTCGGGCTGGCATTGTTGATTGCGGTAGCGCTGGTCGGCGATATTAGCCATGGCGCCAGGCGCTGGCTCAATCTGGGCGTGACCAAAATCCAGCCCTCGGAACTCATGAAATTGGCCGTGCCAATTATGCTGTCGTGGTATTTTTCAAAACGTGAATCCTTGTTACGCACCACGGACTATGTCGTCGCTGGGGTCATTTTGCTGGTGCCGGTCTTGCTGATTGCCAAGCAGCCCGACCTCGGGACCGCCACTCTGGTCTTTGCCGCCGGTTTTTATGTGATTTTTCTGGCCGGTCTGAGCTGGAAATTTATTTTTGGCAGCGCGATTGCCTTTGGCGCGGCGCTGCCCATTTTATGGTCCATGCTGCATGACTATCAGCGGCGGCGGGTGGAAATTCTCATCGATCCTAGCCAGGACCCGCTTGGCGCGGGTTATCACATTATTCAGGCCACCATTGCCATTGGCTCTGGCGGTATGACCGGCAAAGGCTGGCTCAACGGCACCCAGTCACAGTTAGACTTTGTGCCAGAACGCACCACAGACTTTATTTTTGCCGTGTTTGCAGAAGAGTTTGGTCTGGTAGGCTGCAGCCTGTTATTGCTGCTGTTCGCCATTATTATTGGCCGCGCTTTCATCATCGCGTCACAAGCCAAGAGTACTTTTTCCCGCTTGTTGGCTGGCAGCATTGCCGCCACCTTTTTTACCTATTGCTTCGTCAACATGGGCATGGTGAGCGGCATTCTGCCTGTGGTCGGCATTCCCTTGCCGCTGGTCAGTTATGGCGGCACCTCACTCTTGACCTTAGGGCTAAGCCTGGGTTTGCTGATGAGCGTGCAGTCGCATAAACGGCTGGTAGCCACCGATTAA
- the mreC gene encoding rod shape-determining protein MreC: MLKGIHQQLDPQESPAFFIQGPKPFSRLMFFCTLSLVMMAVDARFDYLSQVRQWFSTALHPLEVIASAPNEWGRNINTYFTSHNQLIQDNFKLKQQALIDHAALQRLATVDAENAHLRTLLAGDAPIIPEATLGEVMHMGRDPFSNIITLNRGSHHHITPGQAVVDEQGVVGQITRVYPFTSEVTLITDKKLSIPIQIERNQLRAIAFGEGKRNTLDIPYLPTSVDIKVGDKLVTSGIDGVYPAGLAVAIVTQIKQSQDSPFAKIISRPIAGVNNHKHVLILKVPDSPATNPMSESRPMLQRNNAQHLDQSVVDVLQKNNALVDPNPVTTPPVLDAGQPPDTEMTAQPDSAVPTDPVAPPTPPTTPERR, from the coding sequence ATGCTTAAAGGCATCCACCAACAGCTTGATCCGCAAGAGTCGCCGGCCTTTTTTATACAGGGGCCCAAGCCTTTCTCGCGCCTGATGTTTTTTTGTACGCTGTCTTTGGTCATGATGGCGGTCGATGCACGCTTTGATTATTTGAGCCAGGTAAGGCAATGGTTCAGTACCGCCCTGCACCCGCTTGAAGTGATCGCCAGCGCCCCTAACGAATGGGGGCGCAACATCAATACCTACTTTACCTCGCATAACCAGCTGATTCAGGATAACTTCAAGCTCAAACAGCAGGCGCTGATCGATCATGCAGCCTTGCAGCGCCTGGCCACTGTCGATGCCGAAAATGCGCATTTACGCACATTGCTGGCCGGGGATGCACCGATTATCCCGGAAGCCACGCTGGGTGAAGTCATGCATATGGGGCGCGACCCATTTAGCAACATCATCACGCTGAACCGTGGCAGTCACCACCACATCACCCCCGGGCAAGCGGTGGTTGATGAACAGGGCGTGGTGGGTCAGATCACCCGGGTGTATCCGTTCACCAGCGAAGTCACGCTGATCACGGATAAAAAACTGTCGATTCCTATTCAGATCGAGCGCAACCAATTACGCGCCATTGCCTTTGGGGAGGGCAAACGCAACACGCTGGACATTCCCTACCTGCCCACCAGCGTCGACATCAAGGTTGGTGACAAACTGGTAACCTCGGGCATTGACGGCGTCTATCCCGCCGGTTTGGCAGTGGCCATCGTCACCCAGATCAAGCAAAGCCAGGATTCGCCGTTTGCCAAGATTATCAGCCGCCCGATTGCCGGCGTGAATAACCACAAACATGTGCTGATCCTCAAAGTGCCAGATTCCCCGGCCACCAATCCGATGTCCGAAAGCCGCCCCATGTTGCAACGCAACAACGCGCAGCACCTGGATCAGTCCGTGGTGGACGTCTTGCAAAAGAACAATGCACTGGTTGACCCCAACCCGGTCACCACACCGCCCGTACTGGATGCCGGACAGCCGCCAGACACCGAAATGACCGCACAACCAGACAGCGCAGTGCCTACTGACCCAGTGGCGCCGCCCACTCCACCAACCACACCGGAGCGTCGATGA
- a CDS encoding D-alanyl-D-alanine carboxypeptidase family protein, which yields MTVAAEAITGNVPVPTLAAKAFVLRDANTGNLLAANNPDMPVEPASLTKVMTAYLTFEAVKQKRLSLTQTLPVSQKAWKVEGSKMFIDTTMTVTVDELLHGLIIQSGNDAAITLAEGIAGSEELFATLMNKKAAALGMKNSHFMNATGLPDPAHVTTARDLSILANALIRDFPQDYARLYSQKSYTYNNITQPNRNRLLFIDPTVDGMKTGHTESAGYCLISSAKRNDFRLISVVLGTTSDNVRAAESQKLLNFGFQFYESRLIYAADKAITRQKVWKGTENQVDLTVVKPVYLTLPQGEYANMKANLRVPKPLEAPLKAHQTVGAVDFSLNGKVVHSVPLVTMQAVEASNIFSRMIDQVRLYLQ from the coding sequence ATGACGGTGGCGGCTGAAGCCATTACCGGCAATGTACCTGTACCCACGCTGGCGGCCAAAGCCTTTGTGCTGCGCGATGCCAATACCGGCAATCTGCTGGCTGCGAACAACCCCGACATGCCGGTGGAACCTGCGTCACTGACCAAAGTAATGACCGCTTACCTGACCTTTGAAGCGGTCAAGCAAAAGCGCTTGTCACTGACACAGACCTTGCCCGTGAGTCAAAAAGCCTGGAAGGTCGAAGGCTCAAAAATGTTTATCGACACGACGATGACCGTCACTGTGGATGAGTTGCTTCATGGCCTGATTATTCAGTCAGGCAATGATGCGGCAATTACCCTGGCCGAAGGCATTGCGGGCAGTGAAGAATTGTTCGCCACGCTGATGAACAAAAAAGCGGCCGCGCTGGGCATGAAAAACAGCCACTTTATGAATGCGACAGGCTTGCCAGACCCGGCCCATGTCACCACCGCACGTGACTTGTCCATTTTGGCCAATGCGCTGATTCGCGACTTTCCGCAAGACTACGCGCGCTTGTATTCGCAAAAGTCTTACACCTATAACAACATCACCCAGCCTAACCGCAACCGCTTGCTGTTTATAGACCCCACGGTTGATGGCATGAAAACCGGCCATACCGAATCCGCCGGTTACTGCCTGATTTCTTCGGCCAAACGCAATGACTTCCGCTTGATTTCTGTGGTACTTGGCACCACCTCTGACAATGTACGCGCCGCTGAGAGTCAAAAATTACTGAATTTTGGCTTCCAGTTTTATGAATCCAGACTGATTTATGCGGCGGACAAAGCGATTACGCGGCAAAAGGTATGGAAAGGGACAGAAAACCAGGTTGACCTCACAGTGGTAAAACCGGTTTACCTGACGCTGCCCCAGGGTGAATATGCCAATATGAAAGCGAATCTACGCGTGCCCAAACCGCTTGAAGCGCCGTTAAAAGCACATCAAACGGTTGGTGCGGTGGATTTCAGCCTCAATGGCAAGGTGGTGCATAGCGTGCCGCTGGTCACCATGCAGGCAGTCGAGGCCAGCAATATCTTTTCACGCATGATCGATCAGGTCCGCTTGTATTTGCAATAA
- a CDS encoding rod shape-determining protein yields the protein MFGSINSYFSNDLAIDLGTANTLIYVRGKGVVLDEPSVVAIRTEGGPNGKKVLLAVGSDAKSMLGRAPANIQAIRPMKDGVIADFTITEQMLKFFIRKVHESRWFSPSPRIIICVPVGSTQVERRAIKESAERAGAKQVFLIEEPMAAAIGADMPVAEATGSMVVDIGGGTTEVGVISLGGIVYAKSERVGGDKFDQAIIDYIRRNYGMQISEPTAEAIKKKIGSAFPGSEVLEMEVTGRNLAEGLPRKFTISSNEILEALTEPLNAIVGAVKSALEQTPPELGADIAEKGMVLTGGGALLRDLDRLLVEETGLPVIVAEDPLTCVARGCGRALEEMDKLGNVFASE from the coding sequence ATGTTCGGTTCAATCAACAGCTACTTCTCCAATGACCTTGCCATTGACCTTGGCACCGCCAACACGCTGATTTACGTACGCGGCAAAGGGGTGGTGCTGGATGAGCCCTCAGTGGTGGCGATTCGTACCGAAGGCGGCCCCAACGGCAAAAAAGTGCTGCTGGCAGTCGGCTCTGATGCAAAAAGCATGCTGGGCCGCGCGCCAGCCAACATTCAGGCCATCCGCCCGATGAAAGACGGTGTGATCGCCGACTTCACCATCACCGAGCAAATGCTCAAGTTCTTTATCCGCAAGGTACACGAATCTCGCTGGTTCTCTCCCAGCCCACGCATCATCATCTGCGTCCCCGTGGGCTCCACCCAGGTAGAGCGTCGTGCGATTAAAGAATCTGCCGAGCGCGCAGGTGCCAAGCAGGTGTTTCTGATTGAAGAACCGATGGCCGCTGCGATTGGTGCCGATATGCCTGTGGCCGAAGCCACCGGCTCCATGGTCGTCGATATTGGTGGCGGCACGACTGAAGTTGGCGTGATCTCACTGGGCGGCATTGTCTACGCCAAGTCCGAGCGCGTCGGTGGTGACAAGTTTGACCAGGCGATTATTGACTACATCCGCCGTAATTACGGCATGCAAATCTCCGAACCAACTGCTGAGGCGATCAAGAAAAAAATCGGCTCCGCCTTCCCCGGCTCTGAAGTGCTTGAAATGGAAGTGACTGGCCGCAACCTGGCTGAAGGCTTGCCGCGCAAATTCACCATCTCCAGCAACGAGATTCTTGAGGCGCTGACTGAGCCGCTGAATGCCATCGTCGGTGCAGTGAAATCGGCACTTGAACAAACGCCGCCAGAGCTGGGCGCAGACATTGCCGAAAAAGGCATGGTGTTGACCGGTGGTGGTGCCTTGTTGCGCGACCTGGACCGTTTGCTGGTAGAAGAAACCGGCTTGCCAGTCATCGTGGCTGAAGATCCACTGACCTGTGTCGCCCGTGGCTGTGGCCGCGCACTTGAGGAAATGGACAAGCTGGGCAACGTATTCGCTAGCGAATAA
- the gatC gene encoding Asp-tRNA(Asn)/Glu-tRNA(Gln) amidotransferase subunit GatC, translated as MALNLDDIKRIAHLARIEVSDSEAQETLSKLSGILGLIEQMQAVDTTGITPMSHSQDVTQRLREDVVTKTNQRELFQSIAPATQDGLYLVPKVIE; from the coding sequence ATGGCACTGAATCTAGATGATATCAAGCGTATCGCGCACCTGGCCCGCATCGAGGTCAGCGACAGTGAAGCGCAAGAAACCCTAAGCAAACTTTCCGGTATTCTGGGGCTGATTGAGCAAATGCAGGCGGTGGACACCACCGGCATCACCCCCATGTCGCACTCGCAAGACGTGACACAGCGTCTGCGTGAAGACGTGGTGACTAAAACCAACCAGCGCGAACTGTTTCAATCCATTGCACCAGCCACGCAAGATGGCTTATACCTGGTGCCCAAAGTCATTGAATAA
- the mrdA gene encoding penicillin-binding protein 2, translating to MGYSTELKNHQNEQHKFRVRLVFLVLLVLAAFSALLGRFYFLQVFRYDYYQTLAENNRISIVPITPNRGLISDRNGIILAHNFFVYTLEITPSKTEDLQDTIAELGKLVEISPTDLKRFKKLRAQSHTFESIPIRTHLNEYEAAKFAVNRFRFPGVELKSRLFRHYPYGTLGTHGIGYISRINEHDLKQLKENNQLSNYKGTEHIGKAGVEQAYETELHGVTGFQQVEIDADGRAVRVLSSASPTSGNNVVLSMDAKMQEIAEQEFAGRRGALVAIQPKTGEVLAMASMPSFDANLFVDGIDFDNWNLLNNSLDKPLINRTLKGIYPPGSTFKPFVALAGLESGKRQPPFTISDPGYYMLPNSHHRYRDWKPSGHGSVDMRKAITVSCDTFFYGLAVELGIDRLTDFVRHFGFGEKTNIDIQGELAGLLPTPGWKQRRFKQPWYMGETVIVGIGQGYTLVTPMQLAYATATLANSGKAIQPHLVNAIVNAKTNEVRMLPHKVADQLNLSPENLEIVKLGMMDVTRPGGTAASVGANAGYDIAAKTGTAQVVGIKQNEKYNEKATAERHRDHAWFIAYAPAEDPKIAVAVIVENGGHGGSAAGPIARKVMDYYLLGKIPAVAAPAVPAQTQAQNTPPVVEEEEHD from the coding sequence ATGGGGTATAGCACTGAACTCAAAAACCATCAAAACGAACAGCACAAGTTCCGGGTTCGTCTGGTTTTTCTGGTACTGTTGGTTTTGGCAGCGTTTTCTGCGCTGCTGGGCCGTTTTTACTTTCTGCAAGTCTTTCGCTATGACTATTATCAAACACTGGCAGAAAACAACCGGATTTCGATTGTCCCCATCACCCCGAACCGTGGCCTGATTTCTGACCGCAACGGCATTATTCTGGCGCATAACTTTTTTGTGTATACGCTGGAAATCACGCCCTCCAAAACCGAAGACTTGCAGGACACAATTGCCGAGCTGGGCAAACTGGTCGAGATTTCGCCAACGGATCTCAAGCGCTTTAAAAAACTGCGGGCGCAAAGCCATACGTTTGAAAGCATTCCGATCCGTACCCACCTTAATGAATACGAAGCCGCCAAGTTTGCCGTGAACCGCTTCCGGTTTCCTGGCGTTGAGCTCAAATCACGCCTGTTTCGCCATTACCCCTATGGCACCCTGGGCACGCATGGTATCGGCTATATCAGCCGGATCAATGAACATGATCTCAAGCAGCTCAAGGAAAACAACCAGCTCTCCAACTACAAAGGCACTGAGCATATTGGCAAGGCGGGCGTCGAGCAAGCCTATGAAACCGAGCTGCATGGCGTCACCGGCTTTCAGCAGGTAGAAATTGATGCAGATGGCCGGGCTGTGCGCGTGCTGTCAAGCGCCTCGCCCACCTCTGGCAACAACGTGGTGCTGTCCATGGACGCCAAAATGCAAGAAATCGCCGAGCAGGAATTTGCCGGACGTCGCGGCGCGCTGGTGGCGATCCAACCCAAAACAGGGGAAGTCCTGGCCATGGCCAGCATGCCGTCGTTTGATGCCAACCTGTTTGTGGATGGCATTGATTTTGATAACTGGAACCTGTTGAACAATTCGCTGGATAAACCGCTGATCAACCGCACCTTGAAGGGGATTTACCCGCCTGGCTCCACCTTCAAGCCCTTTGTCGCACTGGCCGGGCTGGAATCAGGCAAGCGGCAACCGCCGTTTACTATCAGCGACCCAGGCTACTACATGCTGCCCAACAGCCATCACCGCTACCGCGACTGGAAACCATCCGGCCATGGTTCAGTCGATATGCGCAAGGCGATTACCGTGTCTTGCGATACGTTTTTTTATGGGCTGGCTGTCGAGCTTGGCATAGACCGGCTGACCGACTTTGTCAGACATTTTGGTTTTGGTGAAAAAACCAATATTGATATCCAGGGCGAGCTGGCAGGCTTGCTGCCGACGCCGGGCTGGAAGCAAAGACGCTTCAAACAGCCCTGGTATATGGGTGAAACTGTCATTGTAGGCATTGGTCAGGGGTATACGCTGGTCACGCCCATGCAATTGGCCTACGCCACGGCCACGCTGGCCAATAGTGGCAAGGCCATCCAGCCGCATCTGGTCAATGCGATTGTGAATGCCAAAACCAACGAGGTCAGGATGTTGCCGCATAAAGTGGCGGACCAGTTGAACCTGAGCCCGGAGAATCTGGAGATTGTGAAATTGGGCATGATGGATGTGACACGCCCGGGAGGCACAGCCGCGTCAGTGGGCGCCAATGCAGGCTATGACATCGCTGCCAAAACCGGTACGGCGCAAGTGGTGGGTATCAAGCAAAATGAAAAATATAACGAAAAAGCCACGGCAGAACGTCATCGCGACCACGCCTGGTTTATTGCTTACGCCCCGGCTGAAGACCCCAAAATTGCCGTGGCCGTCATTGTGGAAAACGGTGGCCACGGTGGCTCGGCGGCGGGGCCGATTGCACGCAAGGTGATGGACTATTATCTGCTGGGCAAAATACCCGCAGTGGCAGCCCCTGCGGTGCCCGCCCAAACACAAGCACAGAACACACCCCCAGTCGTTGAGGAGGAAGAGCATGATTAA
- a CDS encoding septal ring lytic transglycosylase RlpA family protein: MSLSLQRLFIVLLAAGLVACESSMPSRPTAPAPIKPVPTPRPAAPAASPAPPAVLPGSSAPLGAPKVINIDPKPESTGNATEGIDPNIPLETSVTPKLEPIVKGTTKPYIVNGELVSPMSEITTPFTQTGHASWYGKKFHGRRTASGEPYNMYKLSAAHRTLPIPSYVRVTNLSNGKNLIARVNDRGPFGRDRIIDLSYAAAKQLDITQHGSAQVEITLIDPNQPEIAAAPSSAGVARDIAPASMPKAAAKPAASLDNTGVYVQVGAFGVEENADRLQQRISNAVPETQSLLNKVYNGKMFQVVLGPYPDHAMAAQAANQMRDQLQLPALVFSR; this comes from the coding sequence ATGTCATTGTCCCTACAAAGACTCTTTATCGTGCTGCTGGCTGCCGGGCTGGTTGCCTGCGAAAGCAGCATGCCGTCACGTCCAACGGCGCCTGCGCCAATAAAACCCGTGCCCACGCCACGCCCTGCCGCGCCCGCAGCCTCGCCTGCGCCGCCTGCGGTATTGCCGGGCAGCAGTGCGCCGCTAGGTGCACCCAAAGTCATTAATATTGACCCCAAACCCGAGAGCACTGGCAATGCCACCGAAGGCATTGATCCTAACATTCCACTGGAAACCTCGGTGACGCCCAAGTTGGAGCCCATCGTGAAAGGGACCACCAAGCCTTATATCGTGAATGGGGAACTGGTGTCGCCAATGTCGGAAATTACAACGCCGTTTACGCAAACCGGACACGCTTCCTGGTATGGTAAAAAATTTCATGGCCGCCGTACCGCCAGTGGTGAGCCTTATAACATGTATAAACTCAGCGCCGCCCACCGCACGCTGCCAATTCCAAGTTATGTGCGCGTCACCAACCTGAGCAATGGCAAAAACCTGATTGCCAGGGTCAATGACCGCGGCCCTTTTGGCCGCGACCGCATCATCGATTTATCGTATGCCGCCGCCAAACAACTCGATATCACCCAGCATGGCTCGGCCCAAGTAGAGATCACTTTAATTGACCCCAACCAGCCGGAGATAGCTGCGGCCCCGAGCAGTGCAGGCGTCGCCAGAGACATTGCGCCGGCAAGCATGCCCAAAGCAGCGGCAAAACCAGCGGCCTCACTCGACAACACCGGTGTGTATGTACAGGTCGGCGCCTTTGGCGTTGAAGAAAATGCCGACCGCCTTCAGCAGCGCATTTCCAATGCGGTACCCGAGACACAAAGCCTGCTGAACAAAGTGTATAATGGCAAGATGTTCCAGGTTGTTCTGGGCCCATATCCTGATCACGCCATGGCCGCGCAAGCAGCCAATCAGATGCGTGACCAATTGCAGTTGCCAGCGCTTGTTTTTTCCCGCTAG
- the gatA gene encoding Asp-tRNA(Asn)/Glu-tRNA(Gln) amidotransferase subunit GatA, protein MINSSLKQLGQQLASKQVSSVELTQAYLQRMATLNPSINAYVTIDEQKTLAQAQAADARIAAGTAGPLTGIPIAQKDIFCAQGWRTTCSSKMLENFIAPYDAHVISQFDAAGAVNLGKTNMDEFAMGSSNETSYFGGVKNPWDFDRVPGGSSGGSAAAVAARLCAAATGTDTGGSIRQPASLCGFTGLKPTYGLVSRYGMIAFASSLDQAGPMAKSAEDCALMLNVMAGFDERDSTSVQREQEDYTRGLSAMQGTQPLKGLRIGLPKEYFAEGLNADVAKVIETAIAEYKKLGAEIVEISLPNNNLSIPVYYVLAPAEASSNLSRYDGVRYGHRAAEYNDLLDMYMKSRAEGFGAEVKRRILIGTYVLSAGYYDAYYLKAQQIRRLIAQDFVEAFKQCDVIMGPAAPSAAFKAGEKTSDPVAMYLEDLYTIAVNLAGLPGMSIPAGFTTSSEGKALPVGLQIIGNYFDEARMLNVGHAYQQVTDWHTRMPAGLENI, encoded by the coding sequence ATGATAAACAGTAGTTTAAAACAGCTGGGCCAGCAGTTGGCCAGCAAACAAGTTTCCAGCGTGGAGTTGACGCAGGCCTATTTGCAACGGATGGCCACACTCAACCCCAGCATCAATGCCTATGTCACCATAGACGAACAAAAAACCCTGGCGCAGGCGCAAGCGGCAGATGCACGTATCGCCGCCGGTACAGCCGGCCCGCTCACTGGCATCCCCATCGCGCAAAAAGATATTTTTTGTGCCCAGGGCTGGCGCACCACCTGTAGCTCCAAAATGCTGGAAAACTTCATTGCCCCCTATGACGCGCATGTGATCAGCCAGTTTGATGCGGCCGGTGCGGTCAATCTGGGCAAAACCAATATGGATGAGTTCGCCATGGGCTCCTCCAACGAAACCAGTTATTTTGGCGGCGTCAAAAACCCATGGGACTTTGATCGTGTGCCTGGCGGTAGCTCTGGCGGTTCCGCGGCGGCTGTGGCCGCCCGCTTGTGTGCAGCGGCCACCGGGACAGATACGGGCGGCTCCATCCGTCAACCCGCTTCATTGTGCGGCTTTACCGGCCTTAAACCAACTTATGGCCTGGTCTCCCGTTACGGCATGATCGCTTTTGCTTCGTCGCTGGACCAGGCAGGCCCCATGGCCAAGTCGGCTGAAGACTGTGCGTTGATGCTGAATGTCATGGCCGGTTTTGACGAGCGTGACTCCACCAGCGTGCAGCGCGAGCAAGAAGATTACACGCGTGGCTTGAGCGCCATGCAAGGCACGCAGCCGCTCAAAGGCTTGCGGATTGGCCTGCCCAAAGAATATTTTGCCGAAGGTTTGAATGCTGACGTGGCTAAAGTGATTGAAACGGCGATTGCAGAATACAAAAAGCTGGGTGCAGAGATTGTCGAGATCAGCTTGCCAAACAACAATCTGTCGATTCCAGTCTATTACGTGCTTGCCCCAGCCGAGGCTTCTAGCAACCTGTCACGCTATGACGGCGTCCGTTATGGTCACCGTGCGGCGGAATACAATGACCTGCTCGACATGTACATGAAGTCGCGCGCAGAAGGTTTTGGTGCCGAGGTCAAGCGCCGTATCCTGATTGGCACCTATGTGCTCAGTGCCGGTTATTACGATGCCTACTACCTCAAGGCCCAGCAAATCCGCCGCCTGATTGCCCAGGACTTTGTGGAAGCTTTCAAGCAATGTGATGTGATCATGGGCCCGGCCGCGCCTTCAGCGGCTTTTAAAGCCGGTGAAAAAACCAGCGACCCGGTGGCCATGTATCTCGAAGACTTATACACCATTGCCGTGAACCTGGCGGGCTTGCCAGGCATGAGCATTCCGGCCGGGTTTACCACCAGCAGTGAGGGCAAGGCTTTGCCGGTTGGTTTGCAGATTATTGGCAATTATTTTGATGAGGCGCGCATGCTCAATGTTGGCCATGCCTATCAACAAGTCACAGACTGGCATACACGCATGCCAGCTGGATTGGAGAACATCTAA
- the mreD gene encoding rod shape-determining protein MreD yields the protein MKPVKFSTFFFTLLVGLIFQLYPWSNAGIIVRPDFLLVIMLYWLLQAPYHCNIGWVWFAGLLVDLSTGSLLGQHALTFAITAFLGLIYQRRLVLFNRWQLYLYVLFLFGVERGLILLLKLFAGGELPDWTYAFPIVSDLILWQFMIIWFGELTRPKKL from the coding sequence ATGAAACCGGTTAAGTTCAGCACGTTCTTTTTCACCTTGCTGGTCGGGTTGATTTTTCAACTTTACCCCTGGTCAAATGCGGGCATTATTGTGCGCCCGGATTTTCTGCTGGTTATCATGCTGTATTGGCTGTTGCAAGCCCCCTACCACTGCAATATTGGCTGGGTGTGGTTTGCTGGCTTGCTGGTGGACTTATCCACGGGCAGCCTGCTCGGACAACATGCCCTGACATTTGCAATCACCGCCTTTCTCGGCCTGATCTATCAACGCAGGCTGGTGCTGTTCAATCGCTGGCAGCTCTATTTATATGTGTTGTTTTTGTTTGGCGTAGAGCGCGGGCTGATTTTGCTGCTCAAGCTGTTTGCCGGCGGCGAATTGCCCGACTGGACCTACGCCTTCCCCATCGTGTCTGACCTGATACTGTGGCAATTCATGATTATCTGGTTTGGCGAACTGACCCGCCCGAAGAAATTGTAA